The segment GCCTTGATGCGGGTCTCATCGGTGATATTGCGGTCCGCATCCAGCGGTACATTAAAATCAACGCGAACCAGTACCTTTTTGCCTTTGACATCGATGTCATCAATGGTCTTCTTGTTCATTGAATACACTCTCCTTCCAGCGACGCTGCCTTCTTCAGATTGTAGTTCTATTATAACGGGGTTTCCAGGTTTCTGGCAAGGGAATTTGGACAGAATGACACAAAATTAACGATTTTCCTCTTCCTCGCGGTAAAAATCCGGGCTGCGGTAAAGCTGACGGTTCTGCATGGACCAAAGCCGCTCGGAAAAACCGCCGGGTTCGGCGCCTTCAAGGGCCCTGTGCATATCATACATGCGGGCGTCAATCATATCGAGATGGTGGAGCAGTTCCGCCTCGGGAAAGAGGGGCCGCTTGGGGCTGCCGTACTCCGGTTCGTAGTGATGAGCGAGGACCATGTGCTGAAGCATGGTAACCGCCTCCTGCCTTGCATGCACCCGTTCCGCTGCAAGGGCAATCTGGGCGACCATGTCGTTGATGTGTCCAAGAAGCGTCCCCCGCACGGTGTAGGCGCCCACGCTGCCCGTCTCATCCGCGTCCATCTCCTCCATCTTGGCCAGGTCATGGACCAAAACCCCGGCGTAAAGCAGGTCGGCATTGAGGAAGCTGTAGATGCCAAGCATGGCCTCAGCCGCGTGGAGCATGGTGGTGGTGTGATACAAAAGACCGCCCCGCAGGGCATGATGGCCCTTCATGGCCGCCGGGAAATACATGAGTTTGTCCTTGTGCTCTTCAATGAGCTCTCCGGCAAGCGCCCGAAGATCCTCATCACCAATTCTGGCGCAATATGCTTTCATCTCCGCGAACATCTTGCCCGC is part of the Gehongia tenuis genome and harbors:
- a CDS encoding 3'-5' exoribonuclease YhaM family protein; protein product: MKQEALKNLKDGARFTGFVLVRQWQKKTAKNGSSYVDMVVGDRTANLPAKIWDAKPADEVAAGEVIKVRGAVQAYKGQPQIIVELWRKPSEQDQKEYDLEELVPTAPVEAGKMFAEMKAYCARIGDEDLRALAGELIEEHKDKLMYFPAAMKGHHALRGGLLYHTTTMLHAAEAMLGIYSFLNADLLYAGVLVHDLAKMEEMDADETGSVGAYTVRGTLLGHINDMVAQIALAAERVHARQEAVTMLQHMVLAHHYEPEYGSPKRPLFPEAELLHHLDMIDARMYDMHRALEGAEPGGFSERLWSMQNRQLYRSPDFYREEEENR